A stretch of DNA from Dichotomicrobium thermohalophilum:
CCCACGGTGGCGTTGAACAACGATGACGAAAGCGGCGGCTCCCCCTTCGGCATTGTCGGCACGCAGGTCGGCAGCGAGCTTTCGTCCGATGACAGCATGAACTACACGGTTGGCCTGAAGGTCAGGTTCTGATCGTTCAGCCATTGCGCAATTTCCCCAATCACCGGGGATAAGCGCGCCGGGCCTCGACACGACAACCTGTGCGCGCGATCATTTCGCAATGATTCGCCGACCGCGGGATTCGAAACGCCGTTTCGCAGCATGACCACGCAGCTTCCCAGCCTGCCATCCGCTGATCTGACGCGGCTGCAAGCCATCCGGCCGCGGGACGTGGCGCTCGCCTGCCTGGCGTCGCTGCAAGGGTCAACCACGATTGTCGGGCGCAGCGTGAAACCCTGGGGCGTGGCGAATGCACGCGGCGCGCTGAAGGCACTGGCAGCGGAAGGACTGGCGGAGACGGCGGGCGGCCGCTGGCGGCTCACCACGGCGGGGCAGGCGGAGGCGGAGAGGCGCTTCGACTTGAATGAGGCAGACTGGCCGACGCTGGCCGAGTGGCAATTGCCTGCGCTCGCGCTGAGGCTCGATGCGCGGCAGCCCGTGACCAGGCGGTATCTGGCAGATGCGCGGAATTTCTACGCGTGCACGCTCGCCGTGCTTTTCGATCTGGCGGACCCGGCAATCTGCCCGAAACTGAGCGCGATGCGCGCCGCGCTGGTGTGGCGTGTCGCAGCAGCGCGGTGCCCCGACCTGCTCAGCGCGGAGGGTCCTACCGATATGACCGGCCCGAATGATCCGTTAACGCGCACGCTCTATCTGCGGTTCTGCGGTCTGACGCGCGGCAACGTGGATCAGGCGACGCCGGCGCTGCTGCGGCGCATTCTGCCGGGCGCGTCGGCAGGCGTCGGCGGTTTGCGCCGGGCACTCGTGCGGGCAGCGGTCCAAAACGCGCCTGCGGCGACCGCGTCCGAACCGGCCAAAACTGGCATCGTCGCCGAGCCAGAGGACTTCGCGCAAGCTGTCACCGCGCTCGCCCGCAAGCTCAAAACGCCGAGGGCCCGAGGCGGCACCTTCTCCGGCGGACAGGTCGCCATTGCGCAGGTTTATGACGCCTACATTGCGAAGGGCCACGCACCGCTTTCGCTCGACGAGTTCAAGTCCCGCCTCTGGGCGGCGGTGCGCGCCGGCGCAGATTTCCACCTTACGCGGCTGGACATCCCTGATCTGATGGATGACGACCTGCGCAAACGCTCGGCGACGCCAACACGGGCCGGAGATGTGGTGCATTTCGTCGTTGTTGAGTAGCGCGTCCGTGGGTTCTTGCCCAGCATTTCCATCAAATAAAAACAAAATCTTCACGATTTCGCGGCATGACGAAAGATCCGATGCAATCACTACTCCGGCGTAGTCCCGGACTCAAGACGATCCTTGATGTTTGAGGGCCGAAATTCATGAGCGATGCGTTCAGCATCTTCATAGATCCGCGCTTTAACGGCGTCTTTTCCCAGACCGCTTCGCTGCAGAGCGCGAAGGATGAGGTCAATTTCGACGTCGAGTCGCTGCATGCCGAAGCGCGCGGCGCCATCACCTCCGCCGTGCGCGCGACTCGCGCGGGCGACTCCGATCCGAACGCGCGCATCGCGCTGATCCTGGGCGAGGCCGGGTTCGGCAAGACCCACCTGCTTGCGGCCAGCCTGCGGAGACTTGCCGTGCAGGGGCAGCTCTATCCGGCCGTCATCCAGATGACCTCGCCGGTGACGGATGCCGATTACGACCGCTGGATGCTCGAAGCGGTGATCCGCGAGCTGAACAATCCCTATTTCGGCATTCCCCGACTCGGCGATGACGCGAAGGCGCTGCTTGGGCTGCTGCCGGCAGAGGACGCCGCGCCGTTCCGTCAGGCGGTGCAGGACGAGGATCGTGCGCTGTGCCAGCGGCTTGCGCATGAGTTCGCGCCGCGTCTGGCCGATGAGATGGAGCGGCGTGCGCATGGCCGCGCCGTCCCGGCGCCGGAGCAGATCGCCATGCTCTTGGTGCGCCGCGGCAGCGCCCCGGAATGGTATCCGCCGCTGATCGACCTGGCACACGCGCTGCTCGCACAGCTCGGAACCGCCGATGCACGGACGTTCAAGGCGAAGGCGGAAGCGGGCGATCTCGATTGCCTGGAGGCGGTGCCGCCGCTTGCGCGCAGCCTGCGCCGCTTCATCCATCAGCGGACCAACAACGTCGTGAGCGAGGACTTCGTCAAGGCGCTGCTGCTGCATTACGGCGGCGATCTGGCGGGCTTCGACGCGCTCGGCGGCCATGCGGCCGAGACCGAAGTCCCGGGCCTCAGCTTCGCCCCGCTGGAGCGGCCCGAGCAATACCGCCGCCGGCTGGGTGACATCTCGACGGCTGCGCGCGCCGTGGACGGCGCCTTCGTGCTCGCCTTCGATCAGCTCGAGTCCTTCTGGTCGCTGGCGAACGAGTCGCTGTATGTCCGCGCGATCGAGAAGGCGGTCAACCTCGTTCAGGAATTCCCCAACATCTCGATCGTGCTGGCCTCGCTGCGCAATGTTTATGAGGAACTGCACGACAAGCTGGTTCAGTCCACACGCGATCGCATCCGCCTGTCGCTCGCGCCCGCCTATCTGAAGCCGCCGAACCGCAACCAGCTTCGCACGCTGTTCGAGCGGCGCATGGAACGCGTCGCACGCATGGCCGACATGGAAGACACTGCGCCACTGATGGACCTGATCCCGGACTGGCTGGTGGAGGGGCTGGTCGGCGCGCGCATCCGCGAGGCGCTTTCGGAGTTGGCGCGGTTCCGCGCGATGGCGCTGAACCTGGAACGGCTACCGGAAGAGGCGGAATTCTTTGATGACGCGGCCCCGGCCGCACCCGTGCCGCAGTCCGCGCGCGATTACGCCAAGGCCTGGCAGGATCATCTCGACCAGCACACCGCCTTTGACGTGCCGGAGACGGATGACGACCGGCTCGACCTGCTGCGCTGGGCCGCCAGCGCGCTTGCGGCGGAGCTCGCGCCGGTACAGGTGCGCGCAGAGGCCAGCACGCTGACGGAAACGCAGACCAAGGGGCTGCAACTCACTTTCAGCGGCGGGGAGGCGGGCCAGAGCGAAATGCGCTTCCTTGGCATCTGCACGGCGATCAACCGCGACTATCGTCTCGCCAAGCAGATCGAATCGGTGCGCCGCCACGCCGGGGACGCGCGCCCGGTCATAGTGGGCAAGCAACGCTTTCCGCGCAGCAAGTCGGCGCAGGTGGCCGGGCCGCTGGACAAGCTGCGCGCGGCGGGTGGCATCGTCGTGGATTTCGAGCCGGCGGACTGGCAGATGCTCAGCGCGGCCAAGCGCTTTGTCGAGGCGCATCAGTCCGAAGGCGGCTTTCGCGCCTGGCGGGCAGAGACAGGCTTCCTGCTCAGCCGGATCGCGCCATTGCGGGCGATCTTCCTGCCGACCATCGAGATCAGCGCGCCCGCGCCGGAGATGGAGCGCGAGCCGGAGGAGCGTGACCATGCCGCCCCGCCGCCCGAGGTCACGCCGGCCGGCTCCGCCCCAGAAGACCGGGCGGACGCCCTGGAGCCGGAAGCGGCGGAAGACCTGGATCAGATCGCGGAGGTCGAGTCCTCTGAAGAACCAGCAGAGCCAGCGATGACCGAGGAAGCCGTTATCGACTTCAAGAAGCATGAGGCGCGTGCAGCCGCATCCGATCGCTTTCAGGTCTTCCTTGGCACCTCGGACGCCAAGACGCCGATCTACTGGGATCCGCACCACCCGGAGGATCGCCTGCTCAATTTTGGCTTCCTCGTCACGGGCGATCCCGGCTCGGGCAAGACGCAGACGCTGCGCGTGCTGATCGACGCGATGGCGCGCGCCGACTATCCAATGTGTATTCTGGACTTCAAGAACGATTACGCCGACGACAGGTTTGCCAAGCCGCTCGGCCTGTCGGTCTATGACGTCAGCCGCGCCGGCCTGCCGTTCAATCCGCTGCATCCGGTACCGGGGATGCAGGGTGAGGTGCAGCCGATCCGGCATATTCATACCATCTCGGAGATTTTCCAGCGCGTGTTCGGGTTGGGCACGCAACAGCAGGCGAAGCTGAAGAACGCGCTGCGCCAGGGTTTCGAGGATCGCGGCATCAACCTGCAGCACTGGTACCGCGCCGGGGAGATCACCGCACCGGGCTTCGGCGACGTTGTGGAGTATCTACGCGAGCACAAGGAATCCCAGACGCTGCTCAACCGCGTCGATCCGCTCTTCGATCTCGGCTTGTTCCCGAGCGACGAGACAGCGCCTCTGACCTTCGGCGATCTGCTGGAAAAGAAGATCGTTCTCGATTTGCACGACCTGCCGAACGACGAGATCAAGGCGGCGATCGCCGAACTCATCATCATTCAGGCGCACGGCCATGCACTGCGCGGCGAGGCGCCCCGCGTTCTGCGCCGGCTGTTCGTGTTCGACGAGGCGTGGCGGGTGAAGGACAGCCAGCGCCTGCAGGAAATGGCGCGGGAGGGCCGCGCCTTCGGCATAGCCATTGCGATCGGCACGCAGTTTCCGGTCGATATCCCCGACGATCTGGCGGGCAGCCTGGAGACGCAGATCTTCCTGTCGAACTCCGAGGCGCGGCATCAGGCAGCCACGGTGCGCAAGCTCTGCTCCAGCACCAGCACGGTGGAAGGTCAGCGCGTCTGGCAGAAGGCGGCCTCACTCGGCCAGTTGCAGGGATTCATCCGCAACCAGCACTACAAGCCCTACCGGCTGATCACCGTCTACCCGCACTACCTACGCAGCGCCGAGCCGGAGGCTGTCGCGACGCCAGCGGAGTAGGGCGCTCAGAAACGCAATTCGACCGTCTTGAGCTTGTCGGGCGAGACCTCGACCTGAACGCGGAAATCGTAAGTCTCGCCGGGCAACAGCGCGGACTGCCCGAGAAACTGGCTTTCTTCCGCCACCACCTCGCCGCTGTCGTCGCGGGCGGTGATCTGCATGTTCGGCACTTCCGTCAACTCTGACCGGTTGTTCTTGACCTGGCCGGTGAGAATGAGCGTGTTCGGAGAGGTTTCGTCCCAGCTGTAACCGACTTCGCCAAAGACGAGCGGCGGCGGATCGACCGGGAAGCCGATGGCGGCATAGACCGGCGCGGAAGCCGGCAACATCTCGGCGATCTGGTCGCGGAAGCTCACGGCCGAGACGGCTGCCCCGGCCATCACCGCGACAAACAGCGCCCAGGCAGCGGCCACGGTCAGCGTTCCAGCGCCCCTGCGCGCCTGATCGGCGCCCTCCGGCGGCGTTTCACTCTCTTGTTCGTCGCCGAAGTCATATTCGGCCAGCAGCGCGTCGTCATCCTCCACGTCCATCGCGTCGGGCGCGTCATCCCCGCGGCGGTGCGGGGGCGTGTCTACGGCGAAAATGTCGGCCGGTTCGTCGCGCCACCTGTCCCGTTCAGCTTCGTCCCAGTCCTGGCCCCGATCATCGTCCGGGTCCTGCGCGTCGAAGCTCTCCTCATCGCGGGCGTAGGGGTCCTCCTGCGGCTCGGAAGCCTCACGCCCGTCAAACGCCTCCTGTCCGGTGTCGAAGGCGAGGCTCTCGCGCTGCGCTTCCTCATGCGCGTCGTCGTGATAGCTCTCGGCGGTCCAGCTTTCGCTCGGGCCATCCTCTTCGGGTTCCGAGCGCTCCTGCATTGCGTGGGCGGCGTCCTCCATATCGGCCTGCAACGCCTCGAAATGCGCCTGGCTCATGGCGTCCGCGCCCTGGACCGCGCCCTCCGGCTCCGCGCGAATGTCTTCCGGCTCCTGCGCCTCAGCAAGATCGGAGGGCTCGGCGCGGCCCGTGGCGATCTTGTCGATCAGGTCGGCCATCGGCTCCACCGACCCGCTGGTCCCCGAGGATGCGCTTTCAGTCTCGCGCAACCCGTGCTCATCCTGCGCGCGGCTCTCCACCCGCCGGTCGGCGCTACGGGCCGTCAGCCGCACGACCTTGCCGCCCCACGGATCGTCGCTGTTTTCGTTCTCTGTCTGCGCTGTGTGCTGCTGGTCCTGCAGCGTCGCGCCGAGGCTACGCGCGCGCTCCTCGTTCATCAGGGCGCGCAGCGGGTCATCAGCCTCGTCGCCAGCGCGATCGGTCGCGCTGTCGTCGCTGCCGCTGTTTTCGGCAATGACTTCCTCAATGCCCTCCATGATGCGTTCGAAGGCCGCGTTCGGTTCGTTTTCCAAGCTATCCGTGTCGCCTTGCCGATCGGCGGCGCCGGAAAACCAGCTATCGGCCAGCCGGCGGTCGAAGCTCTCGGCGTCCTCCTGTGTCGGGCCACCCGTCGCGGATGAATCATCGCCTGCGTCGGCGCCCTCATCCTGCATCTCGAGCGTTCCGGGGGCTTGACCAGCTGCAAGGGCGCCGTCCTCGACGCGGTGAGGCTCTGGCGCGATTTCCGAAGATTCCCCGAGCGCAGGGGATGTATGGCGCTCAGATGTCGACCAATCGCCGGCCGGCCATTCATCCACGGGCGCCCGCGGCTCATCGTTCCGCGCGCCCATCCAGTCCTCGCCGCTTTCCAGTAGCGCAGACAGATCGTCCTGCTCCGCCCCCTGGGCGCCGGACGAATCGTGTTCGTCATTTGCGCCTGGGCTGGAGAATGCTTCGGGCATTTCGGTCTCGTCCCGTGCGTCCTCGTCGATGACGAAGTCGGATTCCGCGATGCGCCAGACATGGTTGCAGCGCGCGCAGCGCACCTGTTGATCGATGCGCACGGGAACGCGGTAACTCGTGTCGCAGGCCGGGCACCGGAATTCCATCTTGCCGCCTCCCGCTTTATACGGTTCGTTTGCGCGGGGCTTTCGTCCCGCTGCCGTCTCCTGTAAATGCCAAAATTGGTTGATACCAATAAGGCAGAGCTTTGAGAAAACCACAACCCACAGCGATAATTCCCCATCCATCAACCAGCGGGAGTGTGCCGTGATCCGCTTCGAGAACGTCGCGCTGCGTTACGACGAGGGCGAAGAGGTATTGCGGGACGTGAATTTTCACCTGCTGCCCGGCTCGTTCTATTTCCTGGCCGGCCCATCCGGCGCGGGGAAGTCGACCCTGCTGCGCCTGCTGTTCATGTCGCTCAAGCCCACACGCGGAACGGTGCACCTGTTCGGGAAGAACACGAGCAATCTGCAGCCGGAGGATCGGGCGAAGACGCGCCGGCGCATCGGAATTGTGTTCCAGGATTTCCGGCTGCTCGATCACATGACGACATGGGAGAACATTTCGCTGCCGCTCCGCGTGCACGGGCGCAAGCCGCACGAATACCGTGACGACGTCACCGAGCTGCTGAAGTGGGTCGGGCTGGGCAACCGGATGGACGCTTATCCGCCGGTCCTGTCAGGCGGTGAGAAGCAGCGCGCGGCCATCGCCCGCGCGGTGATCGGCAAGCCGGAACTCTTGCTCGCCGACGAACCGACCGGTAACGTCGATCCGCAAATGGCCCGCCGGCTGCTGCGGCTGTTCGTCGAACTGAACCGGCTGGGGACCTCGGTCATTATCGCGACACACGATTATCAACTCATGCGGCAGTTCGGTGCCCCGCGCCTGCAGCTTGAGCGCGGCACCGTACAGATCGTCGGCTAGGTCATGAGTATCGACACCATGCGCAATCTCCCCGCCGTGATCCGCGAGCAGCCGCTGGCGGTCCCGAAGCTTGCCTTGCGTAACTCGCCGATCGTGCCGCCACGGTCGGTCACGGGGCGTTCGCTGGTGGTCGTGATCACGATCATGGCCTTCCTCGCGAGTCTGACCACCGGGGTTGTGTATCTGATCAACCAGTCCGCTTCGGCCTGGCTGCGCGACGTGGCAAGCGAGGTGACGGTGCAGGTGCGCCCCGCCGCCGATGCAACTCAGACCGAGGCGAAACTGGCGGAAATCAGCGATTTTCTGTCAAAACAGATCGGCATTGCTGATGTCCGCGTGCTGTCGCAGCGTGAGACGAACGCGCTGATCGAGCCATGGCTGGGCAAGGTCGAGGGGTTGGAGTCATTGCCGCTGCCCCGGCTGATCGCGGTGCAGCTCGACCGAGAAAACCCGCCCGATCTGCCCACGCTGAGCGTGGCGTTGGAGGGCGAGTTCGAGGGCGCTATGCTCGACGATCACGGCCGCTGGCAGGCCCAGATCCGTAGCCTTACGAGTACGCTTGCGGTCGCCGGGCTGGGCGTGATCGCGTTAGTGGCGCTGGCGACGGTGGCGATCATTGTTTCGGCGACGCGCAGCGCGATGGCCTCGAACCGCGAGATCGTCGAGGTGCTGCATTTCGTCGGTGCACGCGATCGCTTCATCGCGCAGCAGTTCGAGAAGCACTTCCAGACACTGGGAATCATGGCAGGCGCGGCAGGCGCCGGGCTTGCGGCACTGGTGTTCGTGGTGTTTCCGCTGCTGCCCTCACTGTTCGGCGCCTCG
This window harbors:
- a CDS encoding ATP-binding protein is translated as MSDAFSIFIDPRFNGVFSQTASLQSAKDEVNFDVESLHAEARGAITSAVRATRAGDSDPNARIALILGEAGFGKTHLLAASLRRLAVQGQLYPAVIQMTSPVTDADYDRWMLEAVIRELNNPYFGIPRLGDDAKALLGLLPAEDAAPFRQAVQDEDRALCQRLAHEFAPRLADEMERRAHGRAVPAPEQIAMLLVRRGSAPEWYPPLIDLAHALLAQLGTADARTFKAKAEAGDLDCLEAVPPLARSLRRFIHQRTNNVVSEDFVKALLLHYGGDLAGFDALGGHAAETEVPGLSFAPLERPEQYRRRLGDISTAARAVDGAFVLAFDQLESFWSLANESLYVRAIEKAVNLVQEFPNISIVLASLRNVYEELHDKLVQSTRDRIRLSLAPAYLKPPNRNQLRTLFERRMERVARMADMEDTAPLMDLIPDWLVEGLVGARIREALSELARFRAMALNLERLPEEAEFFDDAAPAAPVPQSARDYAKAWQDHLDQHTAFDVPETDDDRLDLLRWAASALAAELAPVQVRAEASTLTETQTKGLQLTFSGGEAGQSEMRFLGICTAINRDYRLAKQIESVRRHAGDARPVIVGKQRFPRSKSAQVAGPLDKLRAAGGIVVDFEPADWQMLSAAKRFVEAHQSEGGFRAWRAETGFLLSRIAPLRAIFLPTIEISAPAPEMEREPEERDHAAPPPEVTPAGSAPEDRADALEPEAAEDLDQIAEVESSEEPAEPAMTEEAVIDFKKHEARAAASDRFQVFLGTSDAKTPIYWDPHHPEDRLLNFGFLVTGDPGSGKTQTLRVLIDAMARADYPMCILDFKNDYADDRFAKPLGLSVYDVSRAGLPFNPLHPVPGMQGEVQPIRHIHTISEIFQRVFGLGTQQQAKLKNALRQGFEDRGINLQHWYRAGEITAPGFGDVVEYLREHKESQTLLNRVDPLFDLGLFPSDETAPLTFGDLLEKKIVLDLHDLPNDEIKAAIAELIIIQAHGHALRGEAPRVLRRLFVFDEAWRVKDSQRLQEMAREGRAFGIAIAIGTQFPVDIPDDLAGSLETQIFLSNSEARHQAATVRKLCSSTSTVEGQRVWQKAASLGQLQGFIRNQHYKPYRLITVYPHYLRSAEPEAVATPAE
- a CDS encoding DUF3426 domain-containing protein; this translates as MEFRCPACDTSYRVPVRIDQQVRCARCNHVWRIAESDFVIDEDARDETEMPEAFSSPGANDEHDSSGAQGAEQDDLSALLESGEDWMGARNDEPRAPVDEWPAGDWSTSERHTSPALGESSEIAPEPHRVEDGALAAGQAPGTLEMQDEGADAGDDSSATGGPTQEDAESFDRRLADSWFSGAADRQGDTDSLENEPNAAFERIMEGIEEVIAENSGSDDSATDRAGDEADDPLRALMNEERARSLGATLQDQQHTAQTENENSDDPWGGKVVRLTARSADRRVESRAQDEHGLRETESASSGTSGSVEPMADLIDKIATGRAEPSDLAEAQEPEDIRAEPEGAVQGADAMSQAHFEALQADMEDAAHAMQERSEPEEDGPSESWTAESYHDDAHEEAQRESLAFDTGQEAFDGREASEPQEDPYARDEESFDAQDPDDDRGQDWDEAERDRWRDEPADIFAVDTPPHRRGDDAPDAMDVEDDDALLAEYDFGDEQESETPPEGADQARRGAGTLTVAAAWALFVAVMAGAAVSAVSFRDQIAEMLPASAPVYAAIGFPVDPPPLVFGEVGYSWDETSPNTLILTGQVKNNRSELTEVPNMQITARDDSGEVVAEESQFLGQSALLPGETYDFRVQVEVSPDKLKTVELRF
- the ftsE gene encoding cell division ATP-binding protein FtsE, whose product is MIRFENVALRYDEGEEVLRDVNFHLLPGSFYFLAGPSGAGKSTLLRLLFMSLKPTRGTVHLFGKNTSNLQPEDRAKTRRRIGIVFQDFRLLDHMTTWENISLPLRVHGRKPHEYRDDVTELLKWVGLGNRMDAYPPVLSGGEKQRAAIARAVIGKPELLLADEPTGNVDPQMARRLLRLFVELNRLGTSVIIATHDYQLMRQFGAPRLQLERGTVQIVG
- a CDS encoding cell division protein FtsX, whose protein sequence is MSIDTMRNLPAVIREQPLAVPKLALRNSPIVPPRSVTGRSLVVVITIMAFLASLTTGVVYLINQSASAWLRDVASEVTVQVRPAADATQTEAKLAEISDFLSKQIGIADVRVLSQRETNALIEPWLGKVEGLESLPLPRLIAVQLDRENPPDLPTLSVALEGEFEGAMLDDHGRWQAQIRSLTSTLAVAGLGVIALVALATVAIIVSATRSAMASNREIVEVLHFVGARDRFIAQQFEKHFQTLGIMAGAAGAGLAALVFVVFPLLPSLFGASPATDAELRRLVGAGTLDWLGYALLVLVVVVVAAICRITSRFGVYRILDQQNR